In Arthrobacter sp. UKPF54-2, the following are encoded in one genomic region:
- a CDS encoding right-handed parallel beta-helix repeat-containing protein — protein sequence MARPTRSTGAALAAAVLAAALTAGCGQPAAPPPAARDAAPVTPPPPVPAPATAPERTPAPAAADSPPPAPAPAPRSELVAGSYRPSETTTGVPAGTVVKPLNPGAAELVITQDGTVLDGLEIYGDVKVRARNVTIRNSRLHGGPGIPASNTGIIDATGAGVVNLVIEDNTIIPDRPSYYRDGIVGHDYTARRNHIQGTNDGLGIFNRPGGPPGANVTAEANYIHSLTFWSNDPAHTDGTHNDGIQVQGGENIRIAGNTIVASASPGRGSGPNPRGGHAGIGIMLQQNVARLGNVVVERNWVDDGQTSINIDHGKFATITVTVAANYLGRNQFDFGNGSKYPVRVINRAASSVPGLATNRWADSLNPLAEGPAGGIRFNG from the coding sequence ATGGCCCGTCCGACCCGCAGCACCGGCGCCGCGCTTGCCGCGGCGGTGCTGGCAGCGGCCCTGACGGCCGGGTGCGGCCAGCCCGCCGCGCCGCCCCCCGCCGCCCGGGACGCCGCCCCCGTCACACCGCCGCCGCCGGTGCCCGCCCCCGCAACTGCGCCTGAGAGGACTCCGGCTCCCGCCGCCGCTGACTCACCGCCACCGGCGCCTGCTCCGGCGCCGCGGTCGGAACTCGTGGCCGGCAGCTACCGCCCCTCGGAAACCACCACCGGGGTGCCCGCCGGAACCGTGGTGAAGCCGCTCAACCCCGGCGCGGCCGAGCTGGTAATTACGCAGGACGGCACGGTCCTTGACGGCCTCGAGATCTACGGCGACGTCAAGGTCCGCGCCAGGAACGTGACGATCAGGAACAGCCGGCTCCACGGCGGCCCGGGCATCCCGGCCTCGAACACGGGCATCATCGACGCCACCGGCGCCGGCGTCGTGAACCTCGTGATCGAGGACAACACGATCATCCCGGACCGTCCCTCCTACTACCGGGACGGCATCGTCGGCCACGACTACACCGCCCGGCGCAACCACATCCAGGGCACCAACGACGGCCTCGGCATCTTCAACCGCCCCGGCGGACCACCCGGCGCCAACGTCACGGCCGAGGCAAACTACATCCATTCGCTGACGTTCTGGTCCAACGACCCGGCCCACACCGACGGCACCCACAACGACGGCATCCAGGTGCAGGGCGGCGAGAACATCCGCATTGCCGGCAACACCATCGTGGCCAGCGCCAGTCCCGGCCGCGGCAGCGGCCCCAACCCCCGCGGCGGCCACGCCGGGATCGGCATCATGCTGCAGCAAAACGTCGCCCGGCTGGGCAATGTGGTGGTCGAGCGGAACTGGGTGGACGACGGGCAGACCTCCATCAACATCGACCACGGCAAGTTCGCGACCATCACGGTGACGGTCGCGGCCAACTATCTGGGCCGAAACCAGTTCGACTTCGGCAACGGCTCGAAGTACCCCGTCCGCGTCATCAACCGCGCCGCCAGTTCGGTCCCGGGCCTGGCGACGAACCGCTGGGCGGACAGCCTCAACCCCCTGGCCGAGGGGCCCGCCGGCGGGATCCGTTTCAACGGCTGA